The Cellulophaga lytica DSM 7489 nucleotide sequence TACCAAAAACAACAGCACCTTTAATAAAAAAGCATTACTACTACCCTTTTTAGTGTTTTTAGGATCAGGAACCATAGATATTACTATTAAATATTTAGAAGAAGCTTATGTTGAAGAAGCCAAAATTCCTTTATTTTCTTCTTTCATATTTTTAGCAGCAGGTATATTTGGAGTGTTATTTATTTTAATAAGAACAAAAGAACACCCTATAAAATTAAATTTCAAAAATATTCTTGGTGGTATTTGTCTTGGTATTCCTAACTTTTTCTCTATATATTACCTTATAAAGGCATTAAGAGAATCTAATTTTACAAGTGCATCTATTTTTACAATTAATAATGTTGCTATAGTTTTATTTACAACACTTATTGGTATATTCTTTTTTAAAGAAAAATTAAGTACTAAAAACTGGCTAGGTATAGGTTTAGCTGTTTGCAGTATACTAT carries:
- a CDS encoding DMT family transporter, with the protein product MINLLLSILFSSLIFIVFKLFHTFKVQTLYAIITNYFVACLVGLFFYKNTITPAKIPLEPWFGGALFLGILFILVFYIMAKTSQDLGVSVASVATKMSLVIPVLGGIFLYNETLTSIKTIGILLALSAVYLASTKNNSTFNKKALLLPFLVFLGSGTIDITIKYLEEAYVEEAKIPLFSSFIFLAAGIFGVLFILIRTKEHPIKLNFKNILGGICLGIPNFFSIYYLIKALRESNFTSASIFTINNVAIVLFTTLIGIFFFKEKLSTKNWLGIGLAVCSILLMALKYE